The Lichenihabitans psoromatis genome contains a region encoding:
- a CDS encoding SWIB/MDM2 domain-containing protein, whose amino-acid sequence MPTTPKTKAPAEKAAAAAPAKEAKATKAKAAAPAAKKPAAGLMKPVQPSKELGAIVGHEPMPRTEVISKIWDHIRKHNLQNPANKREILADDKLKVIFGKDSATMFEMNKLLSPHLKS is encoded by the coding sequence ATGCCCACCACACCCAAGACCAAGGCTCCGGCCGAGAAGGCCGCTGCGGCAGCCCCGGCCAAAGAGGCGAAGGCCACCAAGGCGAAGGCGGCGGCTCCCGCTGCCAAGAAGCCGGCCGCCGGCTTGATGAAGCCCGTTCAGCCGTCGAAGGAGCTTGGCGCCATCGTGGGTCACGAGCCGATGCCGCGTACCGAGGTGATCAGCAAGATCTGGGATCACATTCGCAAGCACAATTTGCAGAACCCGGCGAACAAGCGCGAAATTCTGGCCGACGACAAGCTGAAGGTCATTTTCGGCAAGGATAGCGCGACGATGTTCGAAATGAACAAGCTTCTCTCGCCCCATTTGAAGTCTTAG
- the edd gene encoding phosphogluconate dehydratase: MTQMPRPRSPLQARVGEVTQRITERSRGPRARYLDRIDAAAAAGPKRQGLGCANQAHGFAACGPADKAMLRSGHGANLAIVTAYNDMLSAHQPYETYPEMIRAAAREAGGVAQVAGGVPAMCDGVTQGEDGMELSLFSREVIALSTAVALSHQTFDSSVYLGICDKIVPGLVIGALAFGHLPAVFIPAGPMTSGLPNDEKSKIRQLFAEGKVNRDALLESEAAAYHGPGTCTFYGTANTNQMMMEIMGLHLPGASFVNPNTPLRDALTKAAAKRAMEITALGNAYTPLGRMLDEKAFVNSIIGLHATGGSTNHTLHLVAMAAAAGIKLTWDDFSDLAEVVPLLTRVYPNGKADVNHFHAAGGMAVVIGELLDAGLLHPDVATVNGEGLDSYTREPVLGHDGHLTWRDGAGTSADETVLRGAADPFAPTGGLKMLAGNIGRAIIKTSAIKAERHAIEAPVRIFHTQEELQSAFRAGELTSDMIAVVRFQGPKANGMPELHKLMPPLGVLQDRGLKVALVTDGRLSGASGKVPAAIHVTPEAAEGGDIAKLRDGDMLRVDAVSGRLDVLVDAAEWAARPLATADLTPSHFGTGRELFAPFRAAVGPADGGASIFAAL, from the coding sequence ATGACCCAGATGCCAAGACCACGCTCTCCTCTGCAGGCCCGCGTCGGCGAGGTGACGCAGCGGATCACGGAGCGGAGCCGCGGTCCGCGTGCGCGCTATCTCGACAGGATCGACGCGGCCGCGGCAGCGGGACCGAAACGACAGGGTCTCGGTTGTGCCAATCAGGCGCATGGCTTCGCGGCCTGCGGGCCGGCCGACAAGGCCATGCTCCGCAGTGGCCATGGTGCCAATCTGGCGATCGTCACTGCCTATAACGACATGCTGTCGGCCCACCAGCCCTATGAAACCTACCCCGAGATGATCCGCGCGGCGGCGCGCGAGGCGGGCGGCGTCGCGCAGGTCGCAGGGGGCGTTCCGGCCATGTGCGACGGCGTCACACAAGGCGAGGACGGCATGGAATTGTCGCTGTTCTCGCGCGAGGTGATCGCGCTGTCGACGGCCGTCGCGCTCTCGCATCAAACCTTCGATTCGTCCGTCTATCTCGGGATCTGCGACAAGATCGTGCCGGGCCTCGTGATCGGCGCGCTGGCATTCGGCCATTTGCCCGCGGTGTTCATTCCGGCGGGGCCGATGACATCGGGCCTACCGAACGACGAGAAGTCCAAAATTCGGCAATTATTCGCGGAGGGTAAGGTCAATCGCGACGCGCTGCTCGAGTCGGAAGCCGCCGCCTATCACGGTCCCGGCACGTGCACATTTTACGGAACCGCCAATACCAATCAGATGATGATGGAGATCATGGGCCTTCACCTGCCCGGTGCCTCCTTCGTCAATCCGAACACGCCGTTACGCGACGCCTTGACCAAGGCCGCCGCCAAGCGCGCCATGGAAATCACCGCGCTTGGCAACGCCTATACGCCGCTCGGCCGCATGCTCGACGAAAAAGCCTTCGTCAACAGCATCATCGGCCTGCATGCGACAGGCGGATCCACCAATCACACGCTGCATCTCGTCGCCATGGCGGCAGCGGCCGGCATCAAACTGACCTGGGACGACTTCTCCGATCTCGCCGAGGTGGTGCCGCTGTTGACCCGCGTCTATCCGAACGGGAAGGCCGACGTGAACCACTTCCACGCGGCTGGCGGCATGGCTGTCGTGATCGGCGAATTGCTCGATGCCGGCCTGCTGCACCCCGATGTCGCCACCGTCAATGGCGAGGGGCTCGACTCCTACACGCGCGAGCCGGTGCTCGGTCATGACGGTCACCTGACCTGGCGCGACGGAGCAGGCACAAGCGCGGACGAGACCGTGCTGCGCGGCGCGGCAGACCCCTTCGCCCCAACCGGCGGGTTGAAGATGCTGGCCGGCAATATCGGACGCGCCATCATCAAGACGTCGGCCATCAAGGCCGAACGCCATGCGATCGAAGCACCGGTTCGCATCTTCCACACGCAGGAGGAGCTGCAGAGCGCCTTCCGGGCCGGTGAACTGACGAGCGACATGATCGCGGTCGTGCGCTTCCAAGGTCCCAAAGCGAACGGGATGCCGGAGTTGCATAAGCTGATGCCGCCGCTTGGCGTGTTGCAGGACCGGGGCCTCAAGGTCGCTCTCGTCACCGACGGACGGCTCTCCGGCGCCTCCGGAAAGGTGCCGGCCGCGATCCATGTGACGCCGGAAGCGGCCGAAGGCGGCGATATCGCCAAGTTGCGCGACGGCGACATGCTGCGGGTCGATGCCGTGAGTGGCCGGCTCGATGTGCTGGTCGATGCCGCCGAATGGGCCGCCCGGCCGCTTGCGACAGCCGATCTCACACCATCTCACTTCGGCACCGGACGAGAATTATTCGCTCCGTTTCGAGCCGCAGTCGGGCCTGCCGATGGGGGCGCCAGCATCTTTGCGGCGCTTTGA
- a CDS encoding sugar phosphate isomerase/epimerase family protein → MSSIDALKPGGPKHKGPATMKGPGLFLAQFAGDAAPFNSLDAICGWAAGLGYKGVQIPTWDIRLFDLEKAATSKSYADEIAGLVASHGLSITELSTHLQGQLVAVNPAFDDAFDAFAPAAMRGNPSARQAWAVEQLKHAAKASRHLGLTTSVSFTGALAWPFVYPWPQRPAGLIETSFAELARRWVPIFNAYDEAGCDIGFELHPGEDVFDGVTFEMFLAAANDHPRCNINYDPSHFLLQGLDYLSFIDIYHERIKAFHVKDAEFNPTGRQGFYSGFQPWIDRAARFRSLGDGHVDFLGIFSKMAQYGYESWAVLEWECCLKHPEDGAREGAEFIAAHIIRVTERAFDDFAGTAPDDARNRRLLGIA, encoded by the coding sequence ATGTCCAGCATCGACGCTCTGAAACCCGGCGGTCCGAAACACAAAGGTCCCGCCACCATGAAGGGACCCGGCCTTTTTCTGGCGCAATTCGCCGGCGACGCTGCGCCGTTCAACTCCCTCGATGCGATCTGCGGCTGGGCCGCCGGCCTCGGCTATAAGGGCGTGCAGATCCCGACCTGGGATATACGGCTCTTCGATCTCGAGAAGGCAGCGACCTCGAAAAGCTACGCCGACGAGATCGCCGGTCTCGTGGCGAGCCATGGGCTTTCGATCACGGAACTCTCGACGCATCTGCAGGGCCAGTTGGTCGCCGTGAACCCAGCCTTCGACGATGCGTTCGATGCCTTTGCGCCGGCCGCTATGCGCGGCAACCCGTCGGCGCGTCAGGCGTGGGCCGTCGAACAGTTGAAACATGCCGCCAAGGCGTCTCGCCATCTTGGGCTGACCACCAGCGTGTCGTTCACCGGCGCGCTCGCCTGGCCCTTCGTCTATCCGTGGCCACAGCGTCCGGCGGGATTGATCGAGACGAGCTTCGCCGAACTCGCCCGCCGCTGGGTGCCGATCTTCAATGCCTATGACGAGGCCGGCTGCGACATCGGCTTCGAGCTCCATCCGGGCGAAGACGTGTTCGACGGCGTCACGTTCGAGATGTTCTTGGCGGCCGCCAACGATCATCCGAGATGCAACATCAATTACGATCCCTCGCACTTCCTGCTGCAGGGCCTCGATTATCTCAGCTTCATCGACATCTACCACGAGCGCATCAAGGCGTTTCACGTCAAGGATGCGGAATTCAACCCGACCGGCCGACAGGGCTTCTACTCCGGCTTTCAACCGTGGATCGATCGAGCGGCCCGGTTTCGATCGTTGGGCGATGGACATGTCGATTTCTTGGGCATCTTCTCGAAAATGGCGCAATATGGCTACGAGAGCTGGGCGGTCCTCGAGTGGGAATGTTGCCTCAAGCATCCAGAAGACGGCGCTCGCGAAGGCGCCGAGTTCATAGCGGCCCACATCATCCGGGTCACCGAACGCGCTTTCGACGATTTTGCCGGCACCGCGCCGGACGACGCGCGCAACCGACGCCTGTTGGGGATCGCGTGA
- a CDS encoding MDR family MFS transporter, whose amino-acid sequence MSELKTHRPLVLASIMAAMFMVAIEATIVATAMPQIVGQLGGLQFYSWVFSAFLLTQTATTVVFGKLSDLFGRKAVLLAGIAVFLVGSVLCGFAWSMPSMIVFRLIQGVGAGAIQPVGMTVVGDLYSAQERGKIQGYLASVWAISAVVGPLAGGLIIQHASWAWIFWINVPLGLLAAVGFVRYLHEDIDRDHRRSIDYTGAALFTVAIASMMVALTDVSTAPWLQTSLVTALFVVSATLFIMQERRAPEPMIALELWARRPIAAANGASLLAGMALIGLTTFLPMYVQGVMQQSPLVAGFALTMMVLGWPIGATLAARILGRFGIRRVLLAGSLLMPVGAVVFASLGPNSSPVVAGIGSLIMGFGMGLLSTTSLVLIQEIVDWSQRGSATASNIFARNLGSTLGATVFGAVLNYGLARSGSANGVSSEDLRRLLDGSAASAGLDASVRAVLEHSLHLTFLAVLVVAIVTVGFAALVPAITLARRPAPAN is encoded by the coding sequence ATGTCTGAGCTCAAAACCCATCGACCGCTTGTTCTTGCCTCGATCATGGCTGCCATGTTCATGGTCGCGATCGAAGCCACGATCGTGGCCACCGCTATGCCGCAGATTGTCGGCCAACTCGGCGGATTACAATTTTACAGTTGGGTCTTTTCGGCCTTCCTGTTGACCCAGACCGCCACCACGGTCGTGTTCGGCAAATTATCCGATCTCTTCGGTCGCAAGGCGGTGTTGCTGGCCGGGATCGCCGTCTTTCTGGTCGGATCGGTGCTCTGCGGCTTCGCTTGGTCGATGCCGTCGATGATCGTCTTTCGTCTCATCCAGGGTGTCGGGGCCGGAGCGATCCAGCCGGTTGGCATGACGGTGGTGGGGGATCTTTATTCGGCGCAGGAGCGCGGTAAGATCCAGGGCTATCTCGCCAGCGTCTGGGCCATTTCGGCCGTGGTCGGGCCGCTTGCGGGCGGTCTCATCATCCAGCATGCGTCCTGGGCCTGGATCTTCTGGATCAACGTGCCGCTTGGGCTGCTGGCCGCGGTCGGCTTCGTGCGCTACCTCCACGAGGACATCGATCGGGACCATCGGCGGTCGATCGACTATACCGGAGCCGCCCTGTTTACGGTCGCGATCGCCTCCATGATGGTTGCATTGACCGATGTTTCGACGGCGCCATGGCTACAAACCAGCCTCGTAACCGCGCTTTTCGTGGTGAGCGCGACCCTCTTCATCATGCAGGAGCGCCGGGCACCAGAGCCGATGATCGCGCTCGAACTCTGGGCGCGACGCCCGATCGCGGCCGCGAATGGGGCATCGTTGCTGGCCGGCATGGCCCTGATCGGGCTGACGACCTTTCTGCCCATGTATGTGCAGGGCGTCATGCAGCAGTCGCCGCTGGTGGCGGGTTTCGCGCTGACCATGATGGTGCTCGGCTGGCCGATCGGCGCGACGCTGGCGGCCAGGATCCTCGGCCGTTTCGGGATCCGCCGGGTGCTTTTGGCTGGCAGCTTGCTGATGCCCGTCGGTGCCGTGGTGTTTGCCTCGCTTGGCCCAAATAGTTCTCCGGTCGTTGCGGGGATCGGATCGCTGATCATGGGCTTTGGTATGGGGCTGCTGAGCACGACCTCTCTGGTGCTGATCCAGGAGATCGTCGATTGGTCGCAGCGCGGCAGCGCGACTGCGTCGAATATCTTTGCCCGCAACCTTGGCAGCACGCTCGGTGCCACGGTGTTCGGTGCGGTGCTGAATTACGGTCTCGCCCGATCAGGTTCGGCAAACGGCGTGTCGTCGGAGGATCTGCGCCGCCTCCTCGACGGTTCGGCCGCGTCGGCCGGCCTGGATGCCTCGGTCCGGGCCGTGCTCGAGCACTCGTTACATCTGACGTTCCTGGCCGTGCTTGTCGTCGCGATCGTGACGGTCGGTTTTGCGGCTCTGGTTCCCGCCATCACGCTGGCACGTCGCCCCGCACCAGCCAATTGA
- a CDS encoding flavin reductase family protein — protein sequence MSDVLNMPETDHSFALRQAMRHMAGGVCVITAGTGVERAGLTVTSATSLSMEPPTMLICVNRTASAWAIIRKHGHFVVNILSAHQEDVASRFAGRDGVKGAARYDGADWDVLGSGASGLRGALAVIDCAVDEIIERHSHGIIIGAVKSVTLGEGPNHDPLVYGHGRFAALRLP from the coding sequence ATGTCAGACGTCCTCAACATGCCTGAAACCGATCATTCCTTCGCGCTGCGGCAAGCCATGCGCCACATGGCAGGCGGCGTCTGCGTCATCACGGCCGGTACTGGCGTCGAGCGGGCCGGATTGACCGTGACCTCGGCCACGTCCTTGTCGATGGAGCCGCCCACCATGCTGATCTGTGTCAACAGAACCGCATCGGCTTGGGCCATCATCCGGAAGCACGGGCATTTCGTGGTCAATATCCTCTCGGCTCATCAAGAGGATGTGGCGTCTCGCTTTGCCGGCCGAGACGGCGTCAAAGGAGCGGCGCGTTATGATGGTGCCGACTGGGATGTGCTCGGCAGCGGCGCGAGCGGCCTCCGCGGGGCGCTCGCGGTGATCGATTGCGCCGTGGACGAGATCATCGAACGCCACAGTCACGGGATCATCATCGGAGCGGTCAAATCCGTCACGCTGGGCGAGGGCCCAAATCATGATCCGCTCGTTTATGGTCATGGGCGCTTTGCGGCCCTTCGGCTTCCCTGA
- the ssuD gene encoding FMNH2-dependent alkanesulfonate monooxygenase, whose amino-acid sequence MTQSDLQSDLQSDLPPAATETDILWFLPTHGDGRYLGSEVGARHVSLAYLGEIARAADDLGYFGVLLPTGRSCEDSWVIASAMVPLTERLRFLVAVRPGLQEPAVAARMTATLDRISNGRLLINVVTGGDPIEAKGDGIFGSHADRYAVTDEFLTIYRQLLRMEDTSFQGRHLRIEKGQLLYPPVQDPYPPLYFGGSSEVGMQVAADHVDTYLTWGEPPADVADKLRAAKAVAETRGRTFSYGIRLHVIVRETSEEAWSAAADLIKHVDDETIASAQKTFSRYDSVGQQRMAKLHGGNRDKLEVSPNLWAGVGLVRGGAGTALVGNPDEVAERIKEYMALGIDRFILSGYPHLEECYRFAELVFPKLPLKKTTGRDRGPAKNAGPFGEVIANVVAPSHRKTAAG is encoded by the coding sequence ATGACCCAATCCGACCTCCAATCCGACCTCCAATCCGACCTGCCGCCCGCCGCCACCGAAACTGACATCCTGTGGTTCCTGCCAACCCATGGCGATGGTCGTTACCTCGGCAGCGAAGTCGGTGCGCGACATGTTTCGCTTGCCTATCTCGGCGAGATCGCCCGGGCGGCGGATGATCTCGGCTATTTCGGCGTGTTGCTGCCGACGGGCCGCTCCTGCGAGGATTCGTGGGTCATCGCCTCGGCCATGGTGCCGCTGACGGAGCGGCTCCGGTTTCTCGTCGCGGTTCGACCCGGCCTGCAGGAACCCGCCGTCGCGGCCCGCATGACCGCGACGCTCGATCGCATCTCGAACGGGCGCTTGCTCATCAACGTCGTGACCGGGGGCGACCCGATCGAAGCCAAGGGCGACGGCATCTTCGGCAGCCACGCGGATCGTTATGCGGTCACGGACGAGTTCTTGACGATCTACCGGCAGCTTCTCCGCATGGAGGACACCAGTTTCCAGGGGCGGCACCTCCGTATCGAAAAAGGGCAGTTGCTCTATCCACCCGTGCAGGATCCTTATCCGCCGCTCTATTTCGGCGGATCGTCCGAGGTCGGCATGCAGGTCGCGGCCGACCACGTCGATACCTATCTGACATGGGGCGAGCCACCTGCCGATGTGGCCGACAAGCTGCGCGCCGCCAAAGCCGTCGCTGAAACGCGCGGGCGCACCTTCTCCTATGGAATCCGTCTGCACGTGATCGTGCGCGAAACATCCGAAGAGGCCTGGTCGGCGGCGGCGGACCTCATCAAACATGTCGACGATGAGACCATTGCGTCCGCCCAGAAGACCTTCTCGCGTTATGATTCGGTCGGCCAGCAACGGATGGCCAAGCTGCATGGCGGCAATCGCGACAAGCTCGAGGTGAGCCCGAACCTCTGGGCCGGCGTCGGTCTCGTGCGCGGCGGGGCCGGCACGGCGCTGGTCGGTAATCCGGACGAAGTCGCCGAGCGCATCAAGGAGTATATGGCGCTCGGGATCGATCGCTTCATTCTGTCCGGATATCCACATCTTGAGGAATGCTATCGTTTCGCCGAACTGGTATTCCCGAAATTACCACTGAAGAAAACGACGGGACGCGACAGGGGGCCGGCCAAGAATGCTGGCCCGTTCGGTGAAGTCATCGCCAACGTGGTGGCGCCCTCGCATCGCAAGACGGCGGCCGGCTGA
- a CDS encoding LLM class flavin-dependent oxidoreductase — MPREIRLNAFEMNCVVHQSPGLWRHPRDRSRDYRKLQSWVALARTLERGLFDGIFLADVLGVYDVFGGSAQSALAHATQVPVNDPLLLVPAMAAATEHLGFGVTVTLSYEPPLPFARRMSTLDHLTDGRIGWNVVTGYLDSAARGMGEAGQRRHDDRYAAAEDYMAVVYKLWEGSWADDAVVADAATGIFTHPDRVRRVSHEGTHYRLDAMHLSEPSPQRTPVLYQAGTSPAGRAFAGRHAECVFMSGPSVQVITPRVASIRAAARDAGRDPAGILIFALMTIIVAPSDAEAKALLDDYRGYADHEGALTLMSGWTGVDFSTLDLDSIVQHVENDAGRSALDNITRADPSRTWTVRDVAEHVAIGGIGPLIVGSPATVADELERWMETTDLDGFNLAFAVRPETFDAVVDLLVPELQRRGRYKTAYSPGTLRNKLFGHDRLDETHPAASVRWR, encoded by the coding sequence TTGCCCCGCGAGATCCGTCTCAACGCATTCGAGATGAATTGCGTCGTGCATCAATCGCCGGGTCTGTGGCGACATCCGCGCGACCGGTCGCGCGATTATCGCAAGCTGCAGTCCTGGGTCGCTCTCGCGCGCACGCTGGAAAGGGGATTGTTCGACGGGATTTTCCTCGCGGATGTGCTCGGCGTCTACGATGTCTTCGGAGGCAGCGCGCAGTCGGCCTTGGCTCACGCGACACAGGTGCCCGTCAACGACCCGCTCTTGTTGGTTCCCGCCATGGCGGCCGCGACGGAGCATCTCGGCTTCGGCGTGACGGTCACGTTGTCGTATGAGCCGCCGTTGCCTTTCGCGCGGCGCATGTCGACGCTGGATCATCTGACTGACGGCCGGATCGGGTGGAATGTCGTGACCGGCTACCTCGATAGCGCGGCACGCGGCATGGGCGAGGCGGGTCAACGCCGCCACGACGATCGCTACGCCGCGGCTGAAGACTATATGGCCGTCGTCTATAAGTTATGGGAAGGCTCTTGGGCCGACGATGCCGTGGTGGCCGATGCGGCAACTGGCATTTTCACACACCCTGATCGCGTCCGCCGCGTTAGCCATGAGGGCACGCATTATCGGCTCGACGCGATGCATCTCAGCGAGCCATCGCCGCAGCGAACGCCCGTGCTCTACCAAGCCGGCACATCGCCAGCCGGCCGCGCATTCGCGGGGCGTCATGCCGAATGCGTTTTCATGTCTGGCCCATCGGTGCAGGTCATCACGCCACGCGTCGCTTCGATCCGCGCGGCTGCACGGGACGCCGGTCGCGATCCAGCCGGGATTTTGATCTTCGCTCTGATGACCATCATCGTGGCTCCGAGCGATGCGGAGGCCAAGGCCCTGCTGGACGACTATCGGGGCTATGCGGACCACGAGGGCGCCTTGACGCTGATGTCGGGTTGGACCGGCGTCGATTTTTCGACCTTGGATCTCGACAGCATCGTTCAGCATGTCGAAAACGACGCCGGGCGATCGGCGCTCGACAACATCACACGTGCCGACCCAAGTAGAACCTGGACGGTCCGAGACGTTGCCGAGCACGTGGCGATCGGGGGGATCGGGCCGCTCATCGTTGGATCACCCGCGACGGTTGCGGATGAACTCGAACGGTGGATGGAGACGACCGACCTCGATGGCTTCAACCTCGCTTTCGCGGTTCGGCCGGAGACGTTCGATGCCGTGGTCGACCTTCTTGTGCCCGAGTTGCAGCGACGCGGTCGTTATAAGACGGCTTATTCGCCCGGCACGCTCCGCAACAAGCTGTTCGGTCATGACCGGCTGGACGAGACGCATCCAGCCGCGAGCGTCCGCTGGCGCTAA
- a CDS encoding DUF2312 domain-containing protein, whose product MTDTVGIAGDRIRSFIERIEHIEEELKALTEGKKEVFAEAKGEGFDVKVLKEILKLRKQDEDERDEHESLLDLYMRAMETEGTSRAKAA is encoded by the coding sequence ATGACGGACACAGTTGGCATCGCCGGCGACCGGATCAGATCGTTTATCGAGCGGATCGAGCATATCGAAGAGGAGCTCAAAGCCTTGACCGAAGGCAAGAAAGAGGTTTTCGCTGAGGCCAAGGGTGAAGGGTTCGACGTTAAGGTCCTCAAAGAAATCCTCAAGCTGCGCAAGCAGGATGAGGACGAGCGGGACGAGCACGAGTCGCTGCTCGATCTCTACATGCGCGCGATGGAAACCGAAGGCACTTCCCGTGCCAAGGCAGCCTGA
- a CDS encoding Crp/Fnr family transcriptional regulator, whose translation MDTLAALSPEHTRLIVKLDSNSELTGAEKRAIGALRLTIRTYGADQDVVRDGDRVDRCCLLLDGFMHRYKTVQNGARQIMSFHIPGDMPDLQSLYLGRMDHAVGTLVPSRVAFVSHAAVQELAREFPGIGAALWRDTLIDSAVFREWIVNVGRRSAIQRISHLLCELYLRFKVVGLAGNASFSLPLTQAEIGDATGLSTVHVNRTLQELRADGLIASQGKIVQILNWTGLQHISGFDQTYLHFRSRGQT comes from the coding sequence ATGGATACACTTGCTGCGCTTTCGCCCGAACATACCCGCCTGATCGTCAAACTCGACTCGAATTCTGAATTAACCGGCGCTGAAAAGCGCGCAATCGGCGCCTTACGACTGACCATACGAACCTATGGGGCCGATCAGGACGTGGTTCGCGATGGCGACCGTGTGGATCGGTGTTGCCTGCTGCTCGACGGGTTCATGCATCGGTACAAGACCGTGCAGAACGGGGCTCGGCAAATCATGTCGTTCCATATTCCCGGTGACATGCCAGACCTGCAGAGCCTCTATCTCGGCCGCATGGATCACGCCGTCGGCACTCTCGTCCCGAGCCGCGTTGCCTTCGTGTCCCATGCCGCCGTTCAGGAACTGGCGCGTGAATTTCCGGGGATCGGGGCGGCCCTCTGGCGCGACACGCTGATCGATTCGGCCGTCTTCCGTGAGTGGATCGTCAACGTGGGCCGGCGCTCCGCCATCCAACGGATTTCGCATCTCCTCTGCGAATTATACCTTCGATTTAAAGTCGTTGGCTTGGCCGGAAACGCGAGTTTTTCGCTTCCGCTCACGCAAGCCGAGATCGGCGATGCCACAGGCTTGTCGACCGTGCATGTCAATCGCACGCTCCAGGAACTCCGCGCGGACGGGTTGATCGCCTCGCAGGGAAAAATCGTCCAAATCCTGAATTGGACGGGGCTGCAACACATCAGCGGTTTCGATCAGACCTACCTGCATTTCAGATCAAGAGGGCAGACATGA